A region of Candidatus Neptunochlamydia vexilliferae DNA encodes the following proteins:
- a CDS encoding SemiSWEET family sugar transporter — MILMVIGFVASATSTISLLPQIYRTWRLKSAEELSLLMLINFLICSVSWVAYGLMTGTQSVWVTNCIMTFFSIILLIFKVRFTSAQFHDRKAP; from the coding sequence ATGATTTTGATGGTCATCGGCTTTGTTGCATCGGCAACATCTACAATTTCTTTACTCCCACAAATTTATCGCACTTGGCGTTTAAAGTCTGCAGAAGAGCTTTCCTTACTGATGCTGATTAACTTTTTGATCTGTTCGGTGAGCTGGGTTGCTTACGGGTTGATGACCGGGACCCAATCGGTTTGGGTAACCAACTGCATCATGACCTTTTTTTCGATTATTTTGCTTATCTTTAAGGTCCGCTTTACATCTGCACAGTTTCATGATAGAAAAGCTCCTTAA